The nucleotide window GCCTGATGGCAGTGATTGACGGAACGCCTGTGGTTCAGACGTTCGAGGTTTCCAACTCCACCTTCCACAAGGTCGCCGCTCACAACTAGGGGTTCGGACGAGGGGGGCAGCCTGGCCCGCCCTCCTCCGTCCAACCTCTCTCTCACGTGAACTGAGGTGTAGGATCATGGCCATTTTGACGAAATCGCCCATCAAGACGACGTCGGAGATCCAGCCCCTCGCAGACCGGGTGGTCGTACGCCCGTTCGAGGAGACGGAGCAGACGCGCGGTGGGTTGTTCATTCCCGACACCGCCAAGGAGAAACCCCAGCAAGGCGAGATCATCGCCGTCGGTCCCGGCCGCTTCGAAAGGGGCGCGCGCGTGCCGATGGAGCTCAAGCAGGGTCAGAAAGTTCTGTACGGCAAGTACAGCGGCGCCGAGGTGACGCTCGACGAACAGGAAGTCCTCATCATCAAGGAATCCGACGTCCTCGCCGTGATCGGCTGAGCGACCGGAAACGGAGCATACTCATGGCGAACGCGAAAGAACTGCACTTCGACATCGACGCGCGGGCGCGCCTCAAGCGGGGCGTGGACCAGCTGGCTGATGCGGTGAAGGTGACCCTCGGCCCCAAGGGCCGAAACGTGGTCATTGACAAGAAATTCGGCAGCCCGACCATCACCAAAGATGGCGTTACCGTGGCGAAAGAGATCGAACTCCCGGACGCCGTCGAAAACATGGGCGCCCAAATGGTGAAGGAAGTGGCGACCAAGACCTCGGATGTGGCCGGTGACGGCACGACCACCGCGACGATTCTCGCGCAGGCGATCTTCCGGGAGGGGCTGAAGAGTGTGACCGCTGGCGTGAACCCGATGGCGATCAAGCGCGGCATCGACAAGGCGGTCGAGGTGGTTGTGGCCGAGCTAAAGGAGCTGTCGATGCCCACGGTCGGCAAGAAAGAGATTGCGCAGGTTGGCGCCATCTCCGCGAATACCGACCAGGAGATCGGTGACCTGATCGCCGATGCCATGGAGAAGGTGGGCAAGGACGGGGTGATCACGGTCGAGGAGGGCAAAGGCTTGGCGACCGAGCTGGAAACGGTGGACGGGATGCAGTTCGACCGCGGCTACCTTTCCCCCTACTTCATCACCGACCCCGAGAAGATGGAGACGGTGCTGGAAGACGGGTACGTCCTGATTCACGACAAGAAGATCTCGGTGATGAAGGACCTCCTGCCGATCTTGGAGAAGGTGGCGCAGACGGGGAAGCCCCTCCTCCTCATCGCTGAAGACATAGAGGGTGAGGCGCTCGCTACCCTGGTGGTCAACAGGCTGCGGGGCACCCTCAACGTGTGCGGGGTCAAGGCGCCGGGCTTTGGCGACCGGCGGAAGGCGATGCTCGAGGACGTCGCGACGCTGACCGGCGGTAAGGTGGTCAGCGAAGAGGTCGGCTTCAAGTTGGAGAAGGCCGAGCTAAGCGATCTCGGCCGTTGCAAGCGGATCGTGGTGGACAAGGACACCACGACGCTCGTCGACGGCGCCGGCAAGCGGGCCGACATTCAGGGCCGGATCCGGGAACTCAAGGCCGCCATCGAAAAGAGCACGTCCGATTACGACAAGGAGAAGCTGCAGGAGCGCATGGCCAAGCTGGCCGGCGGCGTGGCCGTGATCAACGTGGGTGCCGCGACCGAGACCGAAATGAAGGAGAAGAAGGCGCGGGTCGAGGACGCATTGCACGCCACGCGGGCGGCGGTCGAAGAGGGCATCGTGCCTGGCGGCGGTGTCGCGCTGCTCCGGGCCCAGGCGGCATTGAACAAAGT belongs to Vicinamibacteria bacterium and includes:
- a CDS encoding co-chaperone GroES — translated: MAILTKSPIKTTSEIQPLADRVVVRPFEETEQTRGGLFIPDTAKEKPQQGEIIAVGPGRFERGARVPMELKQGQKVLYGKYSGAEVTLDEQEVLIIKESDVLAVIG
- the groL gene encoding chaperonin GroEL (60 kDa chaperone family; promotes refolding of misfolded polypeptides especially under stressful conditions; forms two stacked rings of heptamers to form a barrel-shaped 14mer; ends can be capped by GroES; misfolded proteins enter the barrel where they are refolded when GroES binds) → MANAKELHFDIDARARLKRGVDQLADAVKVTLGPKGRNVVIDKKFGSPTITKDGVTVAKEIELPDAVENMGAQMVKEVATKTSDVAGDGTTTATILAQAIFREGLKSVTAGVNPMAIKRGIDKAVEVVVAELKELSMPTVGKKEIAQVGAISANTDQEIGDLIADAMEKVGKDGVITVEEGKGLATELETVDGMQFDRGYLSPYFITDPEKMETVLEDGYVLIHDKKISVMKDLLPILEKVAQTGKPLLLIAEDIEGEALATLVVNRLRGTLNVCGVKAPGFGDRRKAMLEDVATLTGGKVVSEEVGFKLEKAELSDLGRCKRIVVDKDTTTLVDGAGKRADIQGRIRELKAAIEKSTSDYDKEKLQERMAKLAGGVAVINVGAATETEMKEKKARVEDALHATRAAVEEGIVPGGGVALLRAQAALNKVKLEDPDEQVGVGIVRRALEEPIRIIAANAGAEGSIVVEKVRSSKEKAFGYNAQTDTYQDLVAAGVIDPAKVARTALQNAASVASLLLTTECVVVEEKEDGTSSAMPGGRMGGMY